The genomic interval CGGCCCGCTTGGTCTGGTCATTGTTCGTGGATACGATGGCTTTTGCCATGGTTGCCTGGGGTCTAACCGGACTACTCATGTGGTGGCAAATCAAACGCGTGCGTGTGATTGGCGGCTTCGTCATCGCAGCGAGTCTTCTCGTCGCATGTGTCATGTATATCGCGATGCAACACTTCTACGCAACGAATATGCTCTGACCGATGTTTTCGTTGCCGATTCCAGAGTGTCTTTCGCCAACGACCGCGCCCCGGACCGACCATAGAGTCTACCGTGCCGCCTGCTGATCGAGTTGAACCGAGGGGTTCAGCCCGGCAGGGTGAACGCGTGTTCGAGCCGGCATTGTGAACGCGTATTCGGGCCACCGCCAAACTCCTTCGATCCGTTTGAGCATCGCCGGATCGTCTATACTCTGGGTATCCGATTGGAGCGTTGCCCTGTTTGCTCCCAATGGCAACTTCCTGACTGCCCCTCCCTATGTTTTGTCTTTGATTTCCCATCATGATCTCACGAACACTCTTTCTGTTTATCGCATTGGCTGCGATACAATTTCCCGCTTTCGCTGCCGACGCGACCAAGCCAAATATCGTGTTCATCTTGGCCGACGACATGGGATATGGTGACCTTGGCTGTTACGGTCAACGATTGATCCAGACACCCAGGCTGGATCAAATGGCTGCCGAAGGAATTCGATTTACGAATTTCTACGCGGGCAACACGGTTTGTGCCCCATCGCGTTGCGTGTTGATGACGGGGCGACACATGGGCCACGCATATGTCAGAGGAAACGCCGGTGGTCCCGACATGTCGAGTCAGACGCTGCGAGATGAGGACGTGACGGTTGCAGAGTTGCTCAAGTCCGCTGGCTATTCAACCGGCTTGTGCGGCAAATGGGGGTTGGGCGATCATGCGGAAGGCGGCAGGGTTGGGTTGCCGAGCCGACAAGGGTTTGATTTTTCCTATGGCTACTTGAATCAAGTTCACGCACACAACTATTTCCCCGAGTTCCTTTGGCGAAATGATGCCAAGGAATCACTCAACAATGTGGTCCATCGACTGGACCGATCCTATGGCGGGTTCACCGGCGGTTGGGCAACCAGGAAAATCGACTACAGTCACGATCTGGTTGCCAAGGAAGCAAACGAGTTCATCACGCGTCATGCCGAAGCATCCAAGGATGGCAAGCCGTTCTTTCTGTACCTCGCATTCACCATCCCACACGCAAACAACGAAGCGACGAAGGGAACCGGCGACGGAATGGAGGTGCCCGACTATGGACAGTACGCGGACCAGGACTGGAGCAACCCAGACAAAGGACAAGCTGCGATGATCTCGCGTTTGGATGCTGACGTCGGACGACTGCTCGACCTGTTGGACACACTCGGTATCGCGAATAACACCGTGGTGATGTTCTCTAGTGACAACGGACCTCATAATGAAGGTGGCCATCATCCGGAGCTATTTGATCCGGCCGGACCGCTTCAAGGGATGAAGCGTGATCTCTACGAAGGAGGCATTCGGGTTCCCTTCATTGTTCGTTGGCCAGGGACGGCTCCCGCCAATACGACCTCGGATCACATGGGATACTTTGGCGACCTGATGGCTACAGCCGCCGATTTGGCCGGCGTGGCTCCGCCCGCAGGGCTGGATTCGATTAGCTTTGTACCCACCATCCGCGGTGATCTGGGTCGGCAAAAACAGCATGATTACCTTTACTGGGAGTTCTATGAGCAAGGCGGCAAGCAGGCGGTGCGTTCAGGGAACTGGAAAGCGATCCGGATGCCTTGGATGACTGGCCCGACCAAACTATTCGACTTGGACGCCGATATCGGCGAAGCAAACGATGTGGCGAAGGAGCATCCCGACATCGTTGAGAAGTTAGAATCGATCATGGCAGAAGCCCATGTTCCACATCCCAATTGGGAAGTGCGTGGATCCAGGTGAGGAAAGTGACCGATCCCATCATGTCCTATCATCGAAGGTATCGAGCCGATTTCGGGAAGACATTCTGTTGGTCCTTCATTGCCGCCGCGTTGCTGTTGGCCGCAGCTAGCTCCTCGCCCGCCAACGCGCAGTGGAAACGACATACGATTGACGACCGAGGCAGAGGCGCCGATGGCGTGCGTCTGCTGGATATCGATCGCGATGGCGAGTTGGACATCGTGACCGGATGGGAAGAATCCGGGCATGTCTGCGTCTACTTTGCACCGGATATCGAACAGCGAAGTCAACCTTGGCCGCGCGTCGTTGTCGGAAAACAAAAGTCGGTGGAGGATGCGGTTGCGATCTCATTGCCGGGTGAGTTCGCCGCTTTGGTCGTCAGTTGCCACGAAGGAAACCAAAAGCAGGTTATGGTGCATCGATTGGATGCCAAGGACGACAAGGTGCTGACACGAGATCTCATGTTGCAAGAGGGACGGTGGAAATCAACGCCGATCAAGAGCTGTGATCAAGTTTCTCGCTGGATGTTTGCCACGATGGTCAACATTAGCGGTGCGGTTTCTGGGCTAGTCGTCGGATCCAAATCTCCAGACGGCCAAGTCGCATTGCTGTATCCGGCGTCTGGAAAGATAACGGCGGAATCCGAGCGCATAGAGGATTGGAATCGCGTCGTCTTGCAAAAGGCCGGATGGATCATGTCGCTGATCGCGGTCGACATGGATGCCGATGGCGACGAAGATGTCTTGGTCAGCGATCGCAAAGGGGATCGTCGGGGCGTGTATTGGTTGGAACAACCTGAGTCTGCAAAACGATCTGATCCGACGGCATGGACGAGGCACGAAATCGGTGCAGGAAATCACGAGGTGATGTTCATCGACGGCGACGCTGGCGAGGTCCTCGCAACGACTCGCGACGGATTGACCTTGCGATTTCAACGCACAGCCCCTGACTCGTGGACGACTGAAAGTCTCACCAATCCGCTGCAGATTCAAAGCGGCAAAGCGGTTCGGCGAATCCCCGGATCAGACCCACTACAGTTTGTCTTCGCTGCGAACACGGGTGTTCATAAAATGGACAAAGGGAAGCCCGGCGTGGTGCTCGCGTCAGTGGAGGCGCTCAACGACGCCACGAACGTCAGCGGACCTGACGGCGTCAAGTTTGACCGTATCGAGTTGCTGGATGTCGATGAAGACGGAGACCTGGACGTCATCACCTGCGAAGAGCGAGACAACTTGGGCGTGTTCTGGTACGAAAATCCAGGTCAGGCCTACTGAGTCAAGGCTTTTGATACCAACGCGGTGTTCCAAACCAATCATGCATTTCTTTTTCGAATGGCGCGACGATCTCTCTGGGTTCAGGAAATTCGCCGCGGTCGCCTGTTTCAACAATCCATGTGTCCAGGGCGGCTCGCATCTCCAGCAAGGCGGCTTGGTGAACAGGATCGGTTGAATCCACAAGATTTTTGATTTCATGCGGATCGGACAATGTGTCGTAAAGCTGTTCCGGCGGCAGGTCACGCATCAGCTCGGCCGGCGGCCCATTGAGCGAACCGTCCGCGAG from Stieleria varia carries:
- a CDS encoding arylsulfatase — its product is MISRTLFLFIALAAIQFPAFAADATKPNIVFILADDMGYGDLGCYGQRLIQTPRLDQMAAEGIRFTNFYAGNTVCAPSRCVLMTGRHMGHAYVRGNAGGPDMSSQTLRDEDVTVAELLKSAGYSTGLCGKWGLGDHAEGGRVGLPSRQGFDFSYGYLNQVHAHNYFPEFLWRNDAKESLNNVVHRLDRSYGGFTGGWATRKIDYSHDLVAKEANEFITRHAEASKDGKPFFLYLAFTIPHANNEATKGTGDGMEVPDYGQYADQDWSNPDKGQAAMISRLDADVGRLLDLLDTLGIANNTVVMFSSDNGPHNEGGHHPELFDPAGPLQGMKRDLYEGGIRVPFIVRWPGTAPANTTSDHMGYFGDLMATAADLAGVAPPAGLDSISFVPTIRGDLGRQKQHDYLYWEFYEQGGKQAVRSGNWKAIRMPWMTGPTKLFDLDADIGEANDVAKEHPDIVEKLESIMAEAHVPHPNWEVRGSR